The Corynebacterium vitaeruminis DSM 20294 genome window below encodes:
- a CDS encoding thiamine-phosphate kinase yields the protein MKPPKNPTLAEVGEQAAINVIIAHAPSSRNGDDAAVLPHAAPNSRMVVTTDMLVENRHFSLDWSTPAEIGRKAITQNFADVEAMGARPIAALLGLSVPSYTRLGFVSDLARGIAQRVGDYGAELVGGDITDGEAIVISVTAIGQLGGSIPALTLDAARPGQILIASGEIGASAAGYALLKRFGRDGVPREFMPLIQSHCATKIPRGRGFVARTAGVTAMTDNSDGLVHDLETMARRSGVTINVDSAGISPSPLMRKAAELLSADPWEWVLSGGEDHTLLATTNCAPPVGFRRIGLVNKQHFHRLVTVDHKTPDYTAGWNSF from the coding sequence ATGAAGCCACCGAAGAACCCCACCCTGGCCGAGGTCGGCGAGCAGGCCGCCATCAACGTCATCATCGCCCACGCCCCCAGCTCCCGCAACGGCGACGACGCGGCCGTCCTGCCGCACGCGGCCCCCAACTCGCGCATGGTGGTGACCACGGACATGCTGGTGGAAAACCGTCACTTCAGCCTCGACTGGTCCACGCCCGCGGAGATCGGGCGCAAGGCCATCACCCAGAACTTCGCCGACGTCGAGGCCATGGGCGCGCGCCCCATCGCGGCGCTCCTAGGGCTCAGCGTCCCAAGCTACACCCGCCTTGGCTTCGTCTCCGACCTGGCACGCGGCATCGCCCAGCGCGTCGGCGACTACGGCGCGGAGCTGGTCGGTGGCGACATCACCGACGGCGAGGCCATCGTCATCTCCGTGACCGCCATCGGCCAGCTCGGCGGCTCGATCCCGGCGCTCACCCTGGACGCCGCCCGCCCCGGCCAGATCCTCATCGCCTCCGGCGAGATCGGCGCCTCGGCCGCGGGCTACGCGCTGCTCAAGCGCTTCGGACGCGACGGGGTGCCCAGGGAGTTCATGCCGCTCATCCAGTCCCACTGCGCGACCAAGATCCCGCGGGGCCGCGGCTTCGTGGCACGTACCGCCGGCGTGACCGCCATGACCGACAACTCCGACGGCCTCGTCCACGACCTCGAGACCATGGCGCGCCGGTCCGGGGTGACCATCAACGTCGACTCCGCGGGCATTTCCCCCTCGCCGCTCATGCGCAAGGCCGCCGAGCTGCTTAGCGCTGACCCGTGGGAGTGGGTGCTCTCCGGCGGGGAGGACCATACCCTTCTCGCCACCACCAACTGCGCGCCGCCGGTGGGCTTCCGCAGGATCGGGCTGGTCAACAAGCAGCACTTCCACCGGCTGGTCACCGTCGACCACAAGACCCCGGACTACACCGCGGGGTGGAATAGCTTCTAG
- a CDS encoding NAD(P)-binding domain-containing protein — MMSTPGMASGEHIYDVIVVGGGQSGLATGYYLRRHKLDFLILDDQDSPGGGWRHVWDSMTLFSTAEFSNLPGIPMPHYDGFPPASHVIDYLAAYEARYELPVRRPVRVERVGHEGGLFVVETDQGVLRARCVIAATGTWSAPFVPTYPGRFHGRQWHSANYPGPAPFKRQSVAVVGGANSGAQIAAELANSPEVGPVLWYTLEPPRWMPDDIDGRELFRRNRGRALAILRGEPDPGPDSLLGDIVMLPSVKEARDLGRLRARPMFASLKEVYADNLIWCTGFRPALGPFRRLVRGRAPLVQGLYFVGYGDWVGPGAATITGVGPYAKKAAADAAAFVRMKR; from the coding sequence ATGATGAGCACTCCAGGGATGGCGAGCGGCGAACACATCTACGACGTCATCGTCGTCGGCGGCGGCCAGTCAGGCCTTGCCACCGGCTACTACCTGCGCCGGCACAAGCTGGACTTCCTCATCCTCGACGACCAGGATTCGCCAGGCGGCGGGTGGCGGCACGTGTGGGACTCGATGACGCTGTTTTCCACCGCCGAGTTCTCCAACCTGCCCGGCATCCCGATGCCGCACTACGACGGGTTCCCGCCCGCGAGCCACGTCATCGACTACCTCGCGGCCTACGAGGCCCGCTACGAGCTGCCGGTGAGAAGGCCGGTGAGGGTCGAGCGGGTCGGCCACGAGGGCGGCCTGTTCGTCGTTGAGACCGACCAAGGCGTGCTGCGCGCCCGCTGCGTCATCGCCGCCACGGGGACGTGGTCGGCGCCGTTCGTGCCCACCTACCCGGGACGCTTCCACGGCAGGCAGTGGCACTCGGCCAACTATCCGGGCCCCGCGCCCTTTAAGAGGCAGTCCGTCGCGGTAGTCGGCGGCGCGAACTCCGGGGCGCAGATCGCCGCGGAGCTGGCCAACTCGCCGGAGGTCGGGCCGGTCCTCTGGTACACGCTCGAGCCGCCGAGGTGGATGCCCGACGACATCGACGGCCGCGAGCTCTTCCGCCGCAACCGCGGGCGCGCGTTGGCGATCCTGCGCGGCGAACCCGATCCCGGCCCGGACTCGCTCCTCGGCGACATCGTCATGCTCCCGTCCGTGAAGGAGGCGAGGGATTTGGGGCGGCTGCGCGCCCGCCCGATGTTCGCATCGCTCAAGGAGGTCTACGCCGACAACCTCATCTGGTGCACGGGCTTCCGCCCGGCGCTAGGGCCCTTCCGCCGGCTCGTGCGCGGGCGCGCCCCGCTGGTTCAGGGGCTGTACTTCGTGGGCTACGGCGACTGGGTGGGGCCCGGGGCCGCGACCATCACGGGGGTCGGTCCCTACGCAAAGAAGGCAGCCGCTGACGCGGCCGCCTTCGTGAGGATGAAGCGATAA
- the rsmD gene encoding 16S rRNA (guanine(966)-N(2))-methyltransferase RsmD produces MTRIISGEARGRKIKVPPSGTRPTSDRAREGLFSSLQVRFGFTDANVLDLFAGSGALGLEAASRGAAHVVLVESNPQAAAIIRQNAQVVGHPHVSVEEMKASTYVAGAPREYFDMVLADPPYDLADAAVVEMLEALKPALVDGAAVVVERHVDSPNTAWPRGYVPTTQKLKKRTFGIARMDMAVFDRELAEASEDAEEAEATANTADTSNAASQP; encoded by the coding sequence TTGACCCGCATCATCTCCGGCGAGGCCCGCGGCCGCAAGATCAAGGTCCCGCCGTCGGGCACCCGCCCGACCTCCGACCGCGCCCGCGAGGGGCTGTTCTCCTCGCTGCAGGTGCGCTTCGGCTTCACCGACGCCAACGTGCTCGACCTCTTCGCAGGTTCTGGCGCGCTCGGCCTGGAGGCCGCCAGCCGCGGCGCCGCCCACGTGGTGCTGGTGGAGTCCAACCCGCAGGCGGCGGCCATCATCCGCCAGAACGCGCAGGTGGTGGGCCACCCGCACGTGAGCGTCGAGGAGATGAAGGCCTCCACCTACGTCGCCGGCGCCCCGCGGGAGTACTTCGACATGGTGCTCGCGGACCCGCCCTACGATCTCGCAGACGCGGCGGTCGTGGAGATGCTCGAGGCGCTCAAGCCCGCGCTCGTCGACGGCGCGGCCGTCGTGGTCGAGCGCCATGTGGATTCGCCCAACACCGCCTGGCCCCGCGGCTACGTGCCCACCACCCAGAAGCTGAAGAAGCGCACCTTCGGCATCGCGCGGATGGACATGGCCGTCTTCGATCGAGAGCTGGCCGAAGCATCCGAGGACGCTGAGGAGGCCGAGGCCACCGCGAACACCGCCGATACCTCCAACGCCGCATCCCAGCCCTAA
- a CDS encoding acetyl-CoA carboxylase biotin carboxyl carrier protein subunit → MKICAPFAGIVHFHVAVGDTVETGQELASVEAVKLEAPVFAPGPGRVRALLADDFADCVGGDPLIDLAEVS, encoded by the coding sequence ATGAAAATTTGTGCGCCATTCGCGGGCATCGTCCACTTCCACGTGGCGGTCGGGGACACCGTGGAGACGGGACAGGAACTCGCCAGCGTGGAGGCGGTCAAGTTGGAGGCGCCGGTATTCGCGCCGGGGCCGGGCCGGGTGCGCGCCCTGTTGGCGGACGACTTCGCGGACTGCGTGGGCGGCGACCCGCTCATCGACCTGGCGGAGGTAAGTTAA
- a CDS encoding D-alanine--D-alanine ligase family protein, translating into MTANSNAKIKVAVVYGGRSSEHNVSCVSAGAIMSHLDPERYEVYPVGITKDGAWTVGESDPDKLKLVDRVMPEVEFVREVALSLNPATKGQFRFEDGSLYAQVDVIFPVLHGRFGEDGTIQGMFELSGVPYVGTGVLSSACGMDKEYTKKLLAAEGLPVGKEVILRGAEQLTEADKKLLGLPVFVKPARGGSSIGISRVASWDDIDAAISLAREHDSKVIVESEIIGAEVECGVLDQPGVGLVASLPAQLIDTDEGDEGFYGFDTKYLDDVVTAHIPAPQPEETIELIRSLSLEAFQALNCEGLARVDFFVTANGPVINEINTMPGFTPISMYPQVFAATGIKYEELLDDLVTNALNRQ; encoded by the coding sequence GTGACTGCTAACTCGAACGCCAAAATCAAGGTCGCCGTCGTCTACGGTGGCCGCAGCTCTGAACACAACGTCTCCTGCGTGTCCGCGGGCGCGATCATGAGCCACCTCGACCCCGAGCGCTACGAGGTGTACCCCGTGGGCATCACCAAGGACGGCGCCTGGACCGTCGGCGAGTCCGACCCGGACAAGCTCAAGCTGGTCGACCGCGTCATGCCCGAGGTCGAGTTCGTGCGCGAGGTCGCGCTGTCGCTCAACCCCGCCACCAAGGGACAGTTCCGCTTCGAGGACGGCAGCCTGTACGCGCAGGTCGACGTCATCTTCCCCGTGCTCCACGGCCGCTTCGGCGAGGACGGCACCATCCAGGGCATGTTCGAGCTCTCCGGCGTGCCGTACGTGGGCACCGGCGTCTTAAGCTCCGCCTGCGGCATGGACAAGGAATACACCAAGAAGCTCCTGGCGGCCGAGGGCCTGCCGGTGGGCAAGGAGGTCATCCTCCGCGGCGCCGAGCAGCTCACCGAAGCAGACAAGAAGCTGCTGGGACTTCCGGTGTTCGTCAAGCCCGCCCGGGGCGGCTCCTCCATCGGCATCTCGCGCGTGGCCAGCTGGGACGACATCGACGCGGCCATCTCCCTTGCCCGCGAGCACGACTCCAAGGTCATCGTCGAGTCCGAGATCATTGGCGCCGAGGTCGAGTGCGGCGTGCTCGACCAGCCGGGCGTGGGGCTGGTGGCCTCGCTGCCGGCGCAGCTCATCGACACCGACGAGGGCGACGAGGGCTTCTACGGCTTCGACACCAAGTACTTGGACGACGTGGTCACCGCCCACATCCCGGCCCCGCAGCCGGAGGAGACCATCGAGCTGATCCGCTCCCTCTCGCTCGAGGCCTTCCAGGCGCTCAACTGCGAGGGGCTGGCTCGCGTGGACTTCTTCGTCACCGCCAACGGCCCCGTCATCAACGAGATCAACACCATGCCGGGCTTCACCCCGATCTCCATGTACCCGCAGGTCTTCGCCGCGACCGGCATCAAGTACGAGGAGCTTCTCGACGACCTTGTCACGAACGCCCTGAACCGGCAGTAG
- a CDS encoding uracil-DNA glycosylase encodes MTDTRPLPVHPTWLEPLAPVAEQIHQMGDFLRAENAAGRGYLPAGTDVLRAFTYPFDEVKVLIVGQDPYPTPGHAMGLSFSTQPGVRPLPRSLANIFKELSTDLGIPAPQDGDLTGWSRQGVALFNRVLSVSPGRAGSHRGKGWEIVTETAIRALAARPQPLVAILWGRDAQNTQAFLGDTPCITSPHPSPLSASRGFFGSHPFSRANQLLVDLGAQPVDWRL; translated from the coding sequence ATGACCGACACCCGCCCGCTTCCCGTCCACCCCACCTGGCTAGAGCCGCTCGCCCCCGTGGCCGAGCAGATCCACCAGATGGGCGACTTCCTCCGCGCCGAGAACGCCGCCGGTCGCGGCTACCTCCCGGCGGGCACCGACGTGCTGCGGGCGTTTACCTACCCCTTCGACGAGGTCAAGGTCCTGATCGTGGGCCAGGACCCGTACCCGACCCCGGGGCACGCGATGGGCCTGAGCTTTTCCACCCAGCCGGGCGTGCGCCCGCTGCCGCGCAGCCTGGCCAACATCTTCAAGGAGCTGTCCACCGACCTGGGCATCCCGGCACCCCAGGACGGCGACCTCACCGGCTGGTCCCGCCAGGGCGTGGCACTGTTCAACCGGGTGCTCAGCGTGAGTCCGGGGCGCGCCGGGAGCCACCGGGGCAAGGGCTGGGAGATCGTCACGGAGACCGCCATCCGCGCGCTCGCCGCGCGCCCGCAGCCGCTCGTGGCTATCCTGTGGGGCCGCGACGCGCAGAACACCCAGGCCTTCTTGGGTGATACCCCGTGCATCACCTCGCCGCACCCGTCGCCGCTGTCTGCCAGCCGCGGGTTCTTTGGCTCGCACCCGTTTAGCCGCGCTAACCAGCTGTTGGTTGACCTCGGCGCGCAGCCTGTCGACTGGCGCCTGTAG
- the coaD gene encoding pantetheine-phosphate adenylyltransferase: protein MTAVCPGSFDPITMGHMDIITRASSQFDEVTVVVTGNPHKSSGMFTIEERKELIREAVKSLPNVKVDHWAGLLVDYTTAHGINILVKGLRTSLDYEYELPMAQMNRRLTGIDTAFFMTDPKYGYISSTLCKEVTIYGGDVSDMLPEHVAEAMREKLTARPK from the coding sequence ATCACCGCAGTGTGCCCAGGCTCCTTCGACCCCATCACGATGGGGCACATGGACATCATCACCCGCGCCTCCTCGCAGTTCGACGAGGTGACCGTGGTCGTCACCGGCAACCCGCACAAGAGCTCCGGCATGTTCACCATCGAGGAGCGCAAGGAGCTCATCCGCGAGGCCGTGAAGTCGCTGCCCAACGTCAAGGTCGACCACTGGGCGGGCCTTCTGGTGGACTACACCACCGCGCACGGCATCAACATCCTGGTCAAGGGCCTGCGCACCTCGCTGGACTACGAGTACGAGCTGCCGATGGCGCAGATGAACCGCAGGCTCACGGGCATCGACACCGCCTTCTTCATGACCGACCCCAAGTACGGCTACATCAGCTCGACGCTGTGCAAGGAGGTCACCATCTACGGCGGCGACGTCTCCGACATGCTGCCCGAGCACGTGGCCGAGGCCATGCGCGAGAAGCTCACGGCACGGCCGAAGTAG
- a CDS encoding sulfite exporter TauE/SafE family protein: MTLVLIVFFVVLIGSLMQRISGMGMGLVGGPVLSILLGPVQGILVVNVLAVINAILTTYSVRKGVDWRKFATIASPMIIGALPGALLIKVISGSLLQVIVGGLLLIALAVVTFSQNRIPKVHGTGPAVTAGVIGGFMNTLAGIAGPAITVYAQASRWEQRSYASTLQPIFIVSGSVSILVKTLTGAGSISHLSPLVWVFGIAAMFVGIFVGARISDRVPRDKARTMALILASLGGVSALVRGAMGLF; this comes from the coding sequence GTGACCCTCGTCCTCATCGTCTTCTTCGTCGTCTTAATCGGCTCGCTCATGCAACGCATCTCGGGCATGGGCATGGGTCTGGTCGGCGGCCCCGTCCTGAGCATCCTCTTGGGCCCGGTCCAGGGCATCCTGGTGGTCAACGTCCTAGCCGTCATCAACGCGATCCTGACCACCTACTCGGTGCGCAAGGGCGTGGACTGGAGGAAGTTCGCCACCATCGCCTCGCCGATGATCATCGGCGCGCTGCCAGGGGCTTTGCTCATCAAGGTGATCTCCGGCTCGCTGCTGCAGGTCATCGTGGGCGGCCTGCTGCTTATCGCGCTCGCGGTGGTCACGTTCAGCCAGAACCGCATCCCGAAGGTTCACGGCACCGGCCCCGCGGTCACGGCGGGCGTGATCGGCGGCTTCATGAACACCCTCGCTGGCATCGCCGGGCCCGCGATCACCGTCTACGCGCAGGCCTCTCGCTGGGAGCAGCGCTCCTACGCGTCGACCCTGCAGCCGATCTTTATTGTTTCCGGGTCGGTGTCGATCCTCGTCAAGACGCTCACCGGCGCGGGTTCCATCTCGCACCTTAGCCCGCTCGTGTGGGTCTTCGGCATTGCTGCGATGTTCGTGGGTATCTTCGTCGGCGCGCGCATCTCGGACCGCGTCCCGCGCGACAAGGCCCGCACGATGGCGCTCATCCTCGCCAGCCTGGGCGGCGTGTCCGCGCTCGTTCGC
- a CDS encoding DUF3515 domain-containing protein has protein sequence MDARQDNSFKRTPILLALILALVLVVGVMVGAKLVYQKAANQPVGMSVIDAPLASSEQCSQLVDALPAKFLGHKRAELVEPKPDGAAAWQSNSQQQITLRCGVNLPLQYTALSPTTTIDGTEWLRVVDTTPQSTLQTWYTVNRSPVVAISTDEEGLGDNDFTSAALNDALSNLDTTQAQPQPTPLTDLAAGESGSCSALADALPDEFGTDPTYSRYTGDQLGNLTAAWTVDGYEPVALRCGVAFPAAYQAGAKLQQINGVAWFEDTTVGNGTTAATYYSVNRTNVVAVSVPQASGDAALVEFTKAIEQTIASTE, from the coding sequence ATGGATGCACGACAAGACAACAGCTTTAAACGAACGCCGATTCTGCTGGCGCTCATCTTGGCACTCGTTCTCGTGGTCGGCGTGATGGTCGGCGCGAAGCTCGTGTATCAGAAGGCGGCGAACCAGCCGGTGGGGATGTCGGTGATCGACGCGCCGCTGGCCAGCTCCGAGCAGTGTTCGCAGCTTGTCGACGCCCTGCCGGCGAAGTTCCTCGGCCACAAGCGCGCCGAGCTCGTGGAGCCGAAGCCGGACGGCGCGGCGGCCTGGCAGTCCAACAGCCAGCAGCAGATCACCCTGCGCTGCGGCGTGAATCTCCCGCTGCAGTACACGGCTCTGTCCCCGACGACCACGATCGACGGCACCGAGTGGCTGCGCGTGGTCGATACCACCCCGCAGTCGACGCTGCAGACGTGGTACACGGTCAACCGCTCCCCCGTCGTGGCCATCTCCACCGACGAGGAGGGTTTGGGCGACAACGATTTCACCTCGGCCGCGCTCAACGACGCGCTGAGCAACCTCGACACCACGCAGGCGCAGCCGCAGCCCACCCCGCTGACCGACCTCGCCGCGGGTGAGTCAGGCAGCTGCTCCGCGCTGGCCGACGCCCTGCCGGATGAATTCGGCACCGATCCGACGTACTCCCGCTACACCGGCGACCAGCTGGGCAACCTCACCGCCGCGTGGACCGTCGACGGCTACGAGCCGGTGGCGCTTCGCTGCGGCGTGGCCTTCCCCGCCGCCTACCAGGCCGGCGCGAAGCTGCAGCAGATCAACGGCGTTGCGTGGTTCGAGGACACCACGGTGGGCAACGGCACGACCGCGGCCACCTACTACTCGGTCAACCGCACCAACGTGGTGGCCGTGTCGGTTCCCCAGGCCAGCGGCGACGCGGCGCTGGTGGAGTTCACCAAGGCCATCGAGCAGACGATCGCCTCGACCGAATAG
- a CDS encoding ATP-dependent DNA helicase RecG yields MLGWHDSTALKSVLPTKEAAAFKKHFGFTTVEQLLRQYPRVHTPHGVNLSAGLGVEGDIITVIGTIIATNERLDRRGNKMYTIVIEDQPHLISATFFRASWISKVLTQGTRAMFTGKLKFFRGVPQLQHPDYLILPRIGEKKRSTGALKGLTTYGDVAEVTELLSELDYIPIYPAKAAMPTWRIFGAIHEVLRTTEPYADPLGGYAPKDLPSFDEAIRGIHEPGPEGPGPAIDRLRYDEAMQIALVMAVRRADSAHRQAVALEPIPGGQRQRLLDGLRFPLTDGQRRVIAEISEELNKPRPMQRLLQGEVGSGKTIVSVISMLQAVDQRKQCALLAPTEVLATQHARSIQETLTHAGVDAKVVVLTGSLNTKQRKQALLDIVSGEADIIVGTHAIIQEGVDFFDLAFCVVDEQHRFGVEQRNHLRGKGRDGTTPHLLVMTATPIPRTIAMTAFGDLSMSVLTELPGGRRPIESFVVAEINRRWVERAFQRMREEIEAGRQVYVVCPRIQGEGGVEETFAYFREQVFPDLRVGMLHGKMPADAKEEVMLAFAAGELDLLVATTVIEVGIDVPNATIMMIRESERFGVSQLHQLRGRVGRGGNASICFFHTGLEAGEEAVKRVQAVAATTNGFDLAEIDLEQRQEGDVLGARQSGTTNLKLLSLVRDREVIERANRDAAYLVSRDPELAQKLIVDVDDDSQGFIEKS; encoded by the coding sequence ATGCTGGGCTGGCACGATTCGACGGCGCTGAAGAGCGTGCTCCCGACGAAGGAGGCGGCCGCCTTCAAGAAGCACTTCGGTTTCACCACCGTCGAGCAGCTCCTGCGCCAATACCCGCGCGTGCACACCCCGCACGGGGTCAACCTCAGCGCGGGGCTCGGCGTGGAGGGCGACATCATCACCGTCATCGGCACGATCATCGCCACCAACGAGCGCCTGGACCGCCGCGGCAACAAGATGTACACCATCGTCATCGAGGACCAGCCGCACTTGATCAGCGCCACCTTCTTCCGCGCCTCGTGGATCTCCAAGGTGCTCACCCAGGGCACGCGCGCGATGTTCACGGGCAAGCTCAAGTTCTTCCGCGGGGTGCCGCAGCTCCAGCACCCGGACTACCTCATCCTCCCGCGCATCGGGGAGAAGAAGCGCTCGACCGGCGCGCTCAAGGGGCTGACCACCTACGGCGACGTCGCCGAGGTCACCGAGCTGCTCAGCGAGCTCGACTACATCCCGATCTACCCGGCGAAGGCGGCCATGCCCACCTGGCGCATCTTCGGCGCCATCCACGAGGTCCTGCGCACCACCGAGCCCTACGCCGATCCGCTGGGGGGCTACGCGCCGAAGGACCTGCCCAGCTTCGACGAGGCCATCCGCGGCATCCACGAGCCCGGCCCTGAGGGACCCGGCCCCGCCATCGACCGCCTGCGCTACGACGAGGCCATGCAGATCGCGCTGGTCATGGCCGTGCGCCGCGCCGACAGCGCGCACCGGCAGGCGGTCGCCCTCGAGCCGATCCCCGGCGGCCAGCGCCAGCGGCTGCTCGATGGCTTGCGCTTTCCGCTTACCGACGGCCAAAGGCGGGTCATCGCCGAGATCTCCGAGGAGCTCAACAAGCCGCGGCCCATGCAGCGCCTCCTGCAGGGCGAGGTGGGCTCGGGCAAGACCATTGTCTCGGTCATCTCCATGCTCCAGGCCGTGGACCAGCGCAAGCAGTGCGCGCTCTTGGCCCCGACCGAGGTGCTCGCCACCCAGCACGCCCGGAGCATCCAGGAGACCCTCACTCATGCGGGCGTGGACGCCAAGGTCGTGGTGCTCACCGGTTCGCTCAACACCAAGCAGCGGAAACAGGCCCTACTCGACATCGTCTCCGGCGAGGCCGACATCATCGTGGGCACCCACGCGATCATCCAGGAGGGCGTGGACTTCTTCGACCTTGCCTTCTGCGTGGTTGACGAGCAGCACCGCTTCGGCGTCGAGCAGCGCAACCACCTGCGCGGCAAGGGGCGCGACGGCACGACCCCGCACCTTTTGGTCATGACCGCCACCCCGATCCCGCGCACCATCGCCATGACCGCCTTCGGCGACCTGTCGATGTCGGTGCTCACCGAGCTGCCCGGCGGACGGCGTCCCATCGAGAGCTTCGTCGTCGCCGAGATCAACCGCCGCTGGGTCGAGCGCGCCTTCCAGCGCATGCGCGAGGAGATCGAGGCTGGCCGCCAGGTCTACGTCGTCTGCCCGCGCATCCAGGGCGAGGGCGGCGTCGAGGAGACCTTCGCCTACTTCCGTGAGCAGGTCTTCCCGGACCTGCGGGTGGGCATGCTGCACGGCAAAATGCCCGCCGACGCCAAGGAGGAGGTCATGCTCGCCTTCGCCGCGGGTGAGCTGGACCTGCTCGTGGCCACCACGGTCATCGAGGTCGGCATCGACGTGCCCAACGCCACCATCATGATGATCCGCGAGTCGGAGCGCTTCGGCGTCTCCCAGCTGCACCAGCTGCGCGGCCGCGTGGGCCGCGGCGGCAACGCGTCGATCTGCTTCTTCCACACCGGGCTGGAGGCGGGCGAGGAGGCCGTCAAGCGCGTGCAGGCGGTCGCCGCCACGACCAACGGCTTCGACCTCGCCGAGATCGACCTCGAGCAGCGCCAGGAGGGCGACGTGCTGGGGGCGAGGCAGTCGGGCACGACCAACCTCAAGCTGCTCAGCCTCGTCCGCGATCGCGAGGTCATCGAGCGCGCCAATCGGGATGCCGCCTACCTCGTCTCCCGCGACCCGGAGCTCGCGCAGAAGCTCATCGTCGACGTGGACGACGATTCGCAGGGCTTCATCGAGAAGTCCTAA
- a CDS encoding DAK2 domain-containing protein: MPATDVLDGAGLLSWARQAVAELVARRAEINALNVFPVPDSDTGSNMAHTMEAALKNAEALVEKKPESVDNAASIAAALAAGSVKGARGNSGVVLSQVLRGIAQSAEKGVITGEGITNSLSLALSFVNKAITDPVEGTVITVLRAASIAAAQDEEGTLTSIVESATQAARIALANTPSQLAALREAGVVDAGGRGFVILLDALLSVVTGEPIAGEGVELAERIAGLGSELSEGANAGEASRREASASEGVSEHGHGAAGYLEVMFYISGCSLDDVRDALAPLGDSLNIAQLDGDAGTVHIHSREAGTVIETAFGLGQVSDLRLEVLPDSPAQMPPTAGKRVVVAITPPGALAQLYAESGALVVPRTGEDQDIVVDVVSQARLSRASEIILLPNGMLDKYELASIERSSLAFEQSITIVPASKLVRGLAALSVHDPEQPLAMDTYAMVEATTAMRTARLKVATKARLTPAGPCAKGDILAVAGGVTIVVGEDVLGTVIDACRRMLEVGGEQITLLVEGELIADITAEAVQDGLPKHRRVDVAVYPADNLGSLVEIGVE; the protein is encoded by the coding sequence ATGCCAGCCACTGACGTTCTCGACGGCGCTGGCCTGCTTTCTTGGGCGAGGCAGGCAGTCGCCGAGCTCGTGGCACGCCGAGCGGAGATCAACGCGCTCAACGTGTTCCCGGTGCCGGACTCGGACACCGGGTCCAACATGGCCCACACGATGGAGGCCGCGCTGAAAAACGCCGAGGCTCTCGTGGAGAAGAAGCCGGAGTCCGTGGACAACGCAGCCTCCATCGCGGCGGCGCTCGCGGCGGGCTCGGTCAAGGGCGCCCGCGGCAACTCCGGGGTGGTCCTCAGCCAGGTGCTGCGCGGGATCGCGCAGTCGGCGGAGAAGGGCGTGATCACCGGGGAGGGGATCACCAACTCGCTCTCGCTGGCGCTGAGCTTCGTCAACAAGGCCATCACCGATCCGGTCGAGGGCACCGTCATCACCGTCCTGCGGGCCGCCAGCATCGCCGCCGCCCAGGACGAGGAGGGCACGCTTACCTCGATCGTGGAGTCGGCCACCCAGGCGGCGCGCATCGCGCTCGCCAACACCCCCTCCCAGCTTGCGGCCCTGCGCGAGGCGGGCGTCGTCGACGCCGGGGGCCGGGGATTCGTTATCCTGCTCGACGCGCTGCTCAGCGTGGTCACCGGCGAGCCCATCGCGGGAGAGGGCGTCGAGCTGGCCGAGCGAATCGCCGGGCTGGGATCCGAGCTCTCGGAGGGGGCCAACGCAGGTGAGGCGAGCCGCCGCGAGGCGTCGGCAAGCGAAGGCGTAAGCGAACACGGCCATGGCGCGGCAGGCTACCTCGAGGTGATGTTCTACATCTCCGGGTGCTCGCTGGACGACGTGCGCGACGCGCTGGCGCCGCTGGGGGATAGCCTCAACATCGCGCAGCTCGACGGCGACGCGGGCACGGTGCACATCCACAGCCGCGAGGCGGGCACGGTCATCGAGACGGCCTTCGGGCTCGGCCAGGTCAGCGACCTGCGCCTCGAGGTGCTTCCCGACAGCCCGGCGCAGATGCCGCCGACCGCGGGTAAACGCGTCGTCGTGGCGATCACGCCGCCGGGTGCACTCGCCCAGCTCTACGCGGAGTCCGGGGCGCTCGTCGTGCCGCGCACGGGGGAGGATCAGGACATCGTCGTCGACGTGGTCTCCCAGGCGAGGCTCAGCCGCGCGAGCGAGATCATCCTCCTTCCCAACGGGATGCTCGACAAGTACGAGCTGGCCTCCATCGAGCGCTCGAGCCTCGCTTTCGAGCAGTCGATCACGATCGTTCCCGCCAGCAAGCTGGTGCGCGGGCTCGCGGCGCTGAGCGTCCACGACCCCGAGCAGCCCCTGGCCATGGACACCTACGCCATGGTGGAGGCCACCACCGCGATGCGCACCGCGCGGCTGAAGGTGGCGACCAAGGCGCGGCTGACGCCCGCCGGGCCGTGCGCGAAGGGCGACATCCTCGCCGTCGCGGGCGGGGTGACCATCGTCGTGGGAGAGGACGTGCTCGGCACCGTCATCGACGCCTGCAGGCGGATGCTGGAGGTCGGCGGCGAGCAGATCACGCTCCTGGTCGAGGGCGAGCTCATCGCAGACATCACCGCGGAGGCGGTGCAAGACGGCCTGCCCAAGCACCGTCGCGTGGACGTGGCCGTCTACCCGGCCGACAACCTGGGAAGCCTCGTCGAGATCGGGGTGGAATAA